The DNA segment ACCCTGCCCCATCCCGCGGACAACACGTCCGATGCGGTCAGCGCACTCACTGCCGCGGGGCGCCTGTGGAGCGCGGGCGTCGCGATCTCCTGGCAGGGACTTCATGGAGGCGTCACCCGTCGGCGGGTGCCTCTGCCCACGTACCCGTTCGAACGTCAGCGCTACCTCGTCGAAGCCCCTGCTACAGCCGCGACCGTGGCGCTCCCGGCCACGTTGGTGTCACCGCCGCCCGAACCTGAACTCATGGAGGTGCCGGAGCTGCCAGAGGACGAAGTCGTGCGCCGGGTCGCCGCCGCGTTCGCGGAGGTCCTGGGGCTGGCTCGGGTCGGGCTGCACGACAACTTCTTCGCGCTGGGAGGCGACTCGTTGATGGCGGCGCAGGTCATCGCGCGGTTGCGTCCGCATGTCGCCACGCCCCTCAAGGTGAAGGCCCTCTTCCGCGCGCCCACCGTGGCTCGCCTGACCCGCTTCATCGCGGAGTCCTCCCCGGCATGAGCTCGACTTCTCCCTGGCTCGCGTGCCGCATCCGGCGTCCGGAAGCCTCGAAGCGCCTCTACTGCTTCCCGCATAGCGGCGGATCCGTGGGCGAGTACGTCCGCTGGGCGGACCTTCTCCCGGACATCGAGGTCTGGGGCGTGCAGCTTCCGGGGCGTGGGGCTCGGGCGGAGGAAGCGCCGTTCACCCGGCTGGACGAACTGGTGGACGCGCTGGTTCAAGCGGTGGACTTCGGGTCCTCCTTCGCGTTCTTCGGTCACAGCCTGGGGGCGTTCGTGGCCTTCGAAACGGCCCGCCGTCTGCGCGACCTGGGCCGCGTGCCTCCCGATGCGCTGTTCCTCTCCGCGGCCCCAGCCCCACAGCTCCCTCCGCGAGGCATCCCCGCCAGCCACCTGGACGAGGACGGACTCCTCACCGCCCTGGAGACCACCTACGGAGAGCTGATCCACGAACTGCGCGAGGACGAAGAGCTGCGCGAGCTCATCCTCCCCGGCCTGCGCGCGGATCTGCAGCTCGTGGAGTCCCACCGGCACGAGGACCGCGCCCCCCTCTCTTGCGCGATGACCGTCACGGGCGGCACCCAGGACGACCTGAACCGCACCGAGCTGGAGCCGTGGAGCGTCCACACCTCCGGGCCCTTCGCGCTCCACCTGCTGCCCGGTGGCCACTTCTACCTTCGGGATCCCGAACCGAAGTCCACCCTCCTGCGCCTCATCGCGGAACCCCTCTCCAGAAGGACGTCGACCCCATGAGCCACGAGCCACTGCACCCCGCCACCCGCAGCCGCGAGGGCTTCCTGGGCCAGCTCTTCGCGGGGAAGCTCCGCTGGGACCTCGTCCGCGCGTTCCCCGAACAGGACGCGGAGGAACGCCGTCAAGGCGATGCCGTCATCGCGGAGGTCGAACAGTTCCTCCAGGCGCACGTGGACCCGGACGAGGTTGAACGCACGGGCCGCATTCCGCCGGAGCTGCGCGAAGCCCTGCGTTCACGCGGCTACTACAAGCTCCAGGTGGAGCGGGCGCTGGGAGGCCGGGGCCTCTCCATGCTGAACACCTTCCGCGTCATCGAGGCCGTGATGAGCGTGTGCCTGCCTGTGGGCTACACGCTGGCCATCCATAGCGGCCTGGGCGCGGGAGCCATCATCGAAGCCGTGCAAGACGGTCCCCTCAAGGACTACGTCCGAGGCCGCGTCGCCGACGGAGTCATCTCCGGCTGGGCGGACACAGAGCCCATCGGAGCCTCCGTGCCGCGCGCGTCCACCACCGCCGTGCCCTCGGAGGACGGAACGGCGTATGTCCTCAACGGGGAGAAGGTCTTCATCGGCAACGGCTCCATCGCGGATCTGCTGAACGTCACCGCCACGCTCCAGGAAGACGGCCGCGAGCAGATCAGCCTCTTCGTCGTGGAGACCTCCAGTCCTGGCTTCCACGTCCGCGCCGAGCACGGCCTGATGGGCCTGCGAGGACTGCCCATCGCCTCGCTGAGCTTCGACAACGTGCGAGTGCCGAAGGAGCGGATGCTCGCGATGTCGCAGGAGCACTGGCGGAACACGCCGTTGCTGGAGCCGCTCAGCGCCCTGGGGCGCATGTACATCATCGTGGCCGCGTCGCTGGCGCTCTCCAAGAAGTGCCTCCAGTGGTCGCGTGAGTTCCTCCACCGGAGGCTCGCACAGGGGCGCAGGCTCGGTGACTTCGACGAGATCCAGCGGCAGGTGTCCGCCACGGCGGCGGAGGTCTTCGCCATGGAGAGTGTGGCCCGCTGGAGCCTCACCGGCGTGACGGCGGACACACTTCCCCTGCGCTGGTTCGAACAGGTGGCGGCCAAGAACATCGCGTCCCTGACGTGCGCGCGCATCGCGGACCGGACGATGTCGCTGCTCGCCGCCGAAGGCTACGAGACGTCGGAGAGCAAAGCAGCCCGGGGCGCCACGCCGGTTCCGCTGGAGCGCACGCTGCGCGATGCCCGAGCCTTCCGGGTCGCGGGAGGCGTGGACTTCCTGGTGGACCACAAGGCCGCGAGGGAAGGCCTCTTCTCCCTCTACTACCCGACGGCCGCGCACGCGGCGGAGCTGGAGTCGCCGCCTGCTCCCCTCCCCGTGCAAGAGCATCTGTCCCCCCGCAACCGCGAACACCTCCAGCACACGGCTCGGGAGGTGCACCGGCTCGCGAAGCGAAGCCTGGACCTGTCGCGCCGCTCCCCGGATGCGGGAGCCCTGCACGCGAGGCAGCGGACGCTCATCCTGATGAACCAGCTCTGCAACGAGCTGTTCACGATGTCCGTCACGCTGGCCCACGCGTCGGCCCTGGCTTCACGCGGACAGCCTCAAGCCGACGCGCTGGCGGACATCTACTGCACCGCCGCGCGCTACCGCCTGGAGGACCTCTGGCGCCAAGCCGATGCCGATGCGGAGCCGGACTTCGCGGGCGTGAGCGAACGCTGGCTGACGGGCGACACCCTCGACTTCCTGCTGAGTGACGTGCTCATCCGGAAGTGAGTCCATGGCGCGCTGCGCAAAAAGCCGCAGTGTCATCCTCGTGGAGGACAAGCTCCTTTGACCCCACACGGGCCGAACCGCCCGCCCGGAGCGCCGTGCGCCAAAACCTGTCAGACAGTCGGACAAGTTCGCGGTGCCCGCGGCCTGGGGGCGCGCCTGCCGGCGGGCGATGAAAACCTGTCCGACAGTCGGACAAGTTCGCGGTGCTCGCGGCCCGGGAGCGCACCGGCCCGGACCTTGACGCGGACAGTCAGCCCGGCATTCCGGACCGTGAGCCTTACGGCGCGGCGCGTGGGCCAGCCGCTGTGTCGTCGCGGTGGATGACGCCTTCCTTCATCACGAAGAAGACCTTCTGCGTCACGCGGATGTCCTGGAGCGGATTGCCCGGCACGGCGACCACGTCCGCCAGCTTCCCCGGCTCCAACGTCCCCAGCTTGTCCGATACACCGAGCAACTCCGCCGTGTTCACCGTGGCGGTGCGCAGGGCCTCCGCGGGCGTCAGGCCGGCCTGGACCAGCAGCGCGAACTCCTCCGCGTTGCGCCCGTGGGCGAACACGCCCGCGTCCGTACCGAAGGCGATGCGCACGCCCGAGGAGATCGCCTTGCGCAACACGTACTCCCGTCGCCGGTCCACCGCGCGCAGCTTGGCAACCGTGTCCGGCGGGAGCTTGCCCTGGTCCGCCAGCTCCTTGATTCCGAAGAATGCAAAGGCCGTGGGCACGTACCAGGTGCCCTTCTGCTTCATCAGCGCCACGCCTTCATCGTCCATCAGCGTGCCGTGCTCGATGGAATCCACGCCCGCGCGGATGGCGCGCTTCGCCCCTTCCGCGCCGTGCGCGTGCGCGGCCACCTTGCGCCGGTGCGCGTGCGCTTCGTCCACCACCGCGTCCAGCTCCGCCTGGGTGAACTGCGGCGCGTCCGGGTCCGCGTTGAGGCTCATCACGCCTCCCGTGGCGCAGACCTTGATGACATCCGCGCCGTACTTCACGTTCTCGCGCACCTTGGCGCGCAGCGCGTCCGGCCCATCCGCCACGCCGCGGCTGGCGTCCTGGGCCAGCAGTCCCTTGCGGAACGAGTTGCCGTAGTCACAGTGCCCGCCCGTGGAGCTCAGGCTGGACGTCGCCGCGAGGATGCGCGGCCCCACCACGATGCCGCGCGCGGTGGCGTTGCGCAGGCCCACGTCGATGAAGTCCTCCGCGCCCAGGTTTCGCACGGTGGTGAAGCCGGCCATCAGCGTCGCTCGGGCCCACGGCAGCGTGTCCAGCGTCTGCTCAGGGATGGTGCGCTGGAACCCGTCGATGAGGTCCTTTCTCCAGTCCGGACCGGGCTCGACCGTCATGTGCGTGTGCGCGTCCATGAAGCCCGGCAGCAACGTAGCGTCGCCCAGGTCCACGACGCTCGCGCCCTCTGGCACGGGCGCCTTCGGACCCACGCCCACCACCCGTCCCTCCGACACCACCACCACGCCCGGGGTGATCATCTTCCCCGCCTTCGCATCGAACAGGCGGGCGGCCTTCAGCACCTGGACCCGAGCGGGTTCAGCGGCGGATGCGGAGGACAGCGACCACAGGAGGGAGCCGAAGAGCAGAGCGCGTCGCAAGGTCCCGCCATGCTATCGCGTTGCCGCGTTGCCTCAGCCCGCGCGCATCCGATCGAACTCCACGGAGCAGTGCGCTGAGAACACCTTCACCTCGTGCCCGTGTGCGCGCACCAGCCCTCGCAAGCGCTCCTGGTTCTGGAGCCGCACGGCGTTGTTTTCGGAGAACAGCCGTTGGAACAGCGCCAGGCCCCACGGGCTTCGCGGCGCCACCGGATCCACCTCGTGGTGGCTGAAGTACGCGTCCCCCGCGTGCAGCACCCAGCCTCCGGGCCCCTTCACCGCGACGCCGCAGTGGCCCGCGGTGTGGCCCGTCAGCGGCACCAGCAGAACCTCCTCGTCCAGGCCTGGAATCAGCCGCACCGCCTCGAAGCCGAACCAGCGCTCACCGTCCACCGCGTACCGGCTCCACTTCGGGCCGTGGGCCCACTGCACTGGCTTGTAGCCTTGCCTCGCGCCCGCCACCGGGGGCACCACCGCCGCGGCGTGCTCGTCCCCGAAGATGTGGACCTGGGCGTCCGGGAAGTCCGACAGGCCGCCGACGTGATCCAGGTCCATATGCGTGGGCACGATGTGCCGGACGTCCTCGCGCCGGAAGCCCAGCCGCTCCACCTGGGCCAGCGCCGTCTCCGCCGGGTCCAACCGGGGCGTGTTCCGTCTCACGAAGCGCTGTCCCAGACGCCCCTGCGCGTCCTGCACGTCCCGGGTCCCCAGGCCCGTGTCCACGAGCACGAGCCCCCGGGACGTCTCCAGCAGCAGGCAGTGGCAGACCATCCGGGCCCGCTCGAACACGCCGCCCGAGCCCGTGACGAACCGGGCACTGGCGGGACACAGGGTTCCACAGTTGAGGTGATGGATTCGCATGTCCGGCAAGGTACGGACCGGGCCCGCTGCCCGATTGGAGGAATCGGCCATCCTGCCCGGGGCCCGGGTTGAAGCGAGGGTCCGTCCGTCCCATGCTCCCTCCCGCATGGCCACCCTGGCAGACAACGCGCTGGCCACCCGGGCCGACCTGTCCCGCTTCGTCCAGCGCGTGCGCGTGCTCTGGCGTGGTCCCACTTCGGGCGACTACGTCCGCGTGCCAGACGGTACCGTCGAGCTGGTGGTCCGCGTCACCTCCACCACCTGTGACGTTCACGCTCTGGGCCCCCGGGAACACGTGGTGCGCAAGGCGCCCTCGGAAGTTCCGCCCGACACGCTGGGCATCCAGTTCAAGCCGGGCGGCGCGTACCCGTTCTTCGGACTGCCCATGTCGGAGCTGGCCCATCGGTCGCTTTCCATCGACACGCTCTGGGGCAAGGCGGACGGCGCCCGGCTCCGCGAAGCGCTCGCGGAAGCTCCATCCTCCCAGGCCCGCCTGCGTACGCTCGAGGCCGCGCTCGTGGCTCGGCTCCACCGGGACGACGTCTACGAACCGGCCGCCGCATACCTCGTGCGGCGAGGCATCCGCCTGCTCACCGACGCCGGGGAACTCCCTCGCGTCGCGGATCTGGCCCGCACATTGGGCGTGAGCGAACGGCACCTGCGGCGCGCCTTCGACGACGTGCTCGGCATGGGACCCAAGTCATACGCCCGGATCGTGCGCTTCCAGCGCGCGCTCCAGGCCTCCACCGCCCAGGGGGCACGGCCGGACTGGGGAAGCATCGCCGCCGGTGCGGGCTACTACGATCAGGCCCACCTCATCGCGGACTTCCGGGCCGTCCTGGGCACCACGCCGGGCGCGTGGGTGCGCGCACGGGCCGCCTGAGCGGGGCCGGACGCGCTGCGTCGGGACCCGGCGGGTGGGGAAAGCGCCTGCCCGGCGAGCGTCCCAGGGAATCGTTTGGGCGCTCGGACGTTCTGCGGTGGGCGTGGGCGC comes from the Corallococcus exiguus genome and includes:
- a CDS encoding acyl-CoA dehydrogenase family protein — its product is MSHEPLHPATRSREGFLGQLFAGKLRWDLVRAFPEQDAEERRQGDAVIAEVEQFLQAHVDPDEVERTGRIPPELREALRSRGYYKLQVERALGGRGLSMLNTFRVIEAVMSVCLPVGYTLAIHSGLGAGAIIEAVQDGPLKDYVRGRVADGVISGWADTEPIGASVPRASTTAVPSEDGTAYVLNGEKVFIGNGSIADLLNVTATLQEDGREQISLFVVETSSPGFHVRAEHGLMGLRGLPIASLSFDNVRVPKERMLAMSQEHWRNTPLLEPLSALGRMYIIVAASLALSKKCLQWSREFLHRRLAQGRRLGDFDEIQRQVSATAAEVFAMESVARWSLTGVTADTLPLRWFEQVAAKNIASLTCARIADRTMSLLAAEGYETSESKAARGATPVPLERTLRDARAFRVAGGVDFLVDHKAAREGLFSLYYPTAAHAAELESPPAPLPVQEHLSPRNREHLQHTAREVHRLAKRSLDLSRRSPDAGALHARQRTLILMNQLCNELFTMSVTLAHASALASRGQPQADALADIYCTAARYRLEDLWRQADADAEPDFAGVSERWLTGDTLDFLLSDVLIRK
- a CDS encoding metal-dependent hydrolase family protein is translated as MRRALLFGSLLWSLSSASAAEPARVQVLKAARLFDAKAGKMITPGVVVVSEGRVVGVGPKAPVPEGASVVDLGDATLLPGFMDAHTHMTVEPGPDWRKDLIDGFQRTIPEQTLDTLPWARATLMAGFTTVRNLGAEDFIDVGLRNATARGIVVGPRILAATSSLSSTGGHCDYGNSFRKGLLAQDASRGVADGPDALRAKVRENVKYGADVIKVCATGGVMSLNADPDAPQFTQAELDAVVDEAHAHRRKVAAHAHGAEGAKRAIRAGVDSIEHGTLMDDEGVALMKQKGTWYVPTAFAFFGIKELADQGKLPPDTVAKLRAVDRRREYVLRKAISSGVRIAFGTDAGVFAHGRNAEEFALLVQAGLTPAEALRTATVNTAELLGVSDKLGTLEPGKLADVVAVPGNPLQDIRVTQKVFFVMKEGVIHRDDTAAGPRAAP
- a CDS encoding MBL fold metallo-hydrolase, with product MRIHHLNCGTLCPASARFVTGSGGVFERARMVCHCLLLETSRGLVLVDTGLGTRDVQDAQGRLGQRFVRRNTPRLDPAETALAQVERLGFRREDVRHIVPTHMDLDHVGGLSDFPDAQVHIFGDEHAAAVVPPVAGARQGYKPVQWAHGPKWSRYAVDGERWFGFEAVRLIPGLDEEVLLVPLTGHTAGHCGVAVKGPGGWVLHAGDAYFSHHEVDPVAPRSPWGLALFQRLFSENNAVRLQNQERLRGLVRAHGHEVKVFSAHCSVEFDRMRAG
- a CDS encoding thioesterase II family protein, which gives rise to MSSTSPWLACRIRRPEASKRLYCFPHSGGSVGEYVRWADLLPDIEVWGVQLPGRGARAEEAPFTRLDELVDALVQAVDFGSSFAFFGHSLGAFVAFETARRLRDLGRVPPDALFLSAAPAPQLPPRGIPASHLDEDGLLTALETTYGELIHELREDEELRELILPGLRADLQLVESHRHEDRAPLSCAMTVTGGTQDDLNRTELEPWSVHTSGPFALHLLPGGHFYLRDPEPKSTLLRLIAEPLSRRTSTP
- a CDS encoding helix-turn-helix domain-containing protein translates to MATLADNALATRADLSRFVQRVRVLWRGPTSGDYVRVPDGTVELVVRVTSTTCDVHALGPREHVVRKAPSEVPPDTLGIQFKPGGAYPFFGLPMSELAHRSLSIDTLWGKADGARLREALAEAPSSQARLRTLEAALVARLHRDDVYEPAAAYLVRRGIRLLTDAGELPRVADLARTLGVSERHLRRAFDDVLGMGPKSYARIVRFQRALQASTAQGARPDWGSIAAGAGYYDQAHLIADFRAVLGTTPGAWVRARAA